The following proteins are co-located in the Motilibacter rhizosphaerae genome:
- a CDS encoding heavy metal-binding domain-containing protein, translating into MRRLASMKPGTPGSLFTSDLSVNEFLLVREAGFRPLGLVVGSSIYHVGFQSRQWSRNQELEKLTQAMYHARELAMARMEAEAEALGADGVVGVRLEIEFKEFGNDLAEFIAVGTAVHADEAHAAAPDGFSWRNAQGLPFTSDLSGQDFWTLVQAGYAPLGLVMGSCVYHIAHQRFFQSLSNIGANVEIPQYTEALYDARELAMSRMQAEAEALSAEGIVGVQLLSLPHRWGGHTTEFFAIGTAVRPVRPDHTIAKPVLVLPLSDS; encoded by the coding sequence ATGCGCCGTCTGGCGTCCATGAAGCCGGGGACCCCGGGCAGCCTGTTCACCTCGGACCTCAGCGTCAACGAGTTCCTGCTGGTGCGCGAGGCCGGCTTCCGCCCGCTCGGCCTCGTCGTCGGGTCGAGCATCTACCACGTGGGCTTCCAGAGCCGGCAGTGGAGCCGCAACCAGGAGCTCGAGAAGCTCACGCAGGCGATGTACCACGCCCGCGAGCTCGCGATGGCCCGCATGGAGGCGGAGGCCGAGGCCCTCGGCGCGGACGGCGTGGTCGGCGTCCGGCTCGAGATCGAGTTCAAGGAGTTCGGCAACGACCTCGCGGAGTTCATCGCCGTCGGCACCGCGGTGCACGCCGACGAGGCGCACGCCGCCGCCCCCGACGGCTTCTCCTGGCGCAACGCGCAGGGCCTGCCCTTCACCTCCGACCTGTCCGGCCAGGACTTCTGGACGCTCGTGCAAGCGGGGTACGCGCCCCTCGGCCTCGTCATGGGCAGCTGCGTCTACCACATCGCGCACCAGCGGTTCTTCCAGAGCCTCAGCAACATCGGCGCCAACGTCGAGATCCCGCAGTACACCGAGGCGCTCTACGACGCGCGCGAGCTGGCGATGAGCCGCATGCAGGCGGAGGCGGAGGCCCTGTCCGCCGAGGGGATCGTCGGCGTGCAGCTGCTCTCGCTGCCGCACCGCTGGGGCGGCCACACGACGGAGTTCTTCGCGATCGGCACCGCGGTCCGGCCCGTACGCCCGGACCACACGATCGCGAAGCCGGTCCTCGTGCTCCCGCTGAGCGACTCGTGA
- a CDS encoding methyl-accepting chemotaxis protein: protein MSDARTLPRQRWTLTRKISAVLAAVAVGLLVIGTLSYTSVARLRQTTSAVDHTYRVLEQVAAVKESLTQAETGQRGYLLTSDNAYLAPYTKAQADLATEQQALRTLTKDNPRQQKRLDALAPLVQGKLAEMQSTVNARNTAGLEAAVSIVKTDKGAAAMASIQSTLAQMDAEERGLLGKRTSSARSSAAMTRGVVLYGTALLLLLMAAAGWVLGRRLSRPVKEVTAALSALASGDLTVSVDVRTSDELALMAHSLNTASTHLRKTVGVIEASAGTLAGAVDELSATTTQVAGSAESVSAKAESATGATLTVSESVQTLAAGAEQMGASIREIAHSTTEAATVASRAVAVAEATNQTVSSLGASSREIGDVVKVITTIAEQTNLLALNATIEAARAGEAGKGFAVVATEVKDLAQETARATEDIARRIDAIQGSTSSAVEAIGEIAAVIARINDYQATIAAAVEEQTATAGEISRNVAEAATTSRGIADSVRSMAEDAQQSSTAVQGSRRTVEEVAALATELRQVVSSFTL, encoded by the coding sequence ATGTCGGACGCACGTACGCTCCCGCGGCAGCGCTGGACCCTGACCCGCAAGATCTCGGCCGTGCTGGCGGCCGTGGCGGTGGGCCTGCTGGTGATCGGGACGCTGTCGTACACCTCGGTCGCGCGACTGCGGCAGACCACCAGCGCCGTCGACCACACCTACCGCGTGCTCGAGCAGGTCGCCGCGGTCAAGGAGAGCCTCACGCAGGCGGAGACCGGCCAACGCGGCTACCTGCTCACCAGCGACAACGCGTACCTCGCGCCGTACACCAAGGCGCAGGCGGACCTGGCCACGGAGCAGCAGGCCCTGCGGACGCTGACGAAGGACAACCCGCGCCAGCAGAAGCGGCTCGACGCCCTCGCGCCGCTCGTGCAGGGGAAGCTCGCCGAGATGCAGAGCACGGTCAACGCGCGCAACACCGCGGGTCTCGAGGCCGCGGTGTCGATCGTGAAGACCGACAAGGGTGCCGCCGCGATGGCCTCGATCCAGTCGACCCTCGCCCAGATGGACGCCGAGGAGCGGGGCCTGCTCGGCAAGCGGACCTCGAGCGCGCGCTCGTCCGCGGCGATGACGCGCGGCGTCGTGCTCTACGGCACCGCGCTGCTGCTGCTGCTCATGGCCGCCGCCGGCTGGGTCCTCGGCCGCCGGCTCTCGCGGCCGGTCAAGGAGGTCACGGCCGCCCTGTCCGCCCTCGCGAGCGGCGACCTCACGGTCTCCGTCGACGTGCGCACGAGTGACGAGCTCGCGCTCATGGCCCACTCGCTCAACACCGCCAGCACGCACCTGCGCAAGACCGTCGGAGTCATCGAGGCGAGCGCCGGCACGCTGGCCGGCGCGGTCGACGAGCTGTCCGCGACCACGACGCAGGTCGCCGGCTCGGCCGAGAGCGTGTCCGCCAAGGCGGAGTCCGCCACGGGCGCGACGCTCACGGTGTCCGAGAGCGTGCAGACCCTGGCCGCCGGCGCCGAGCAGATGGGCGCCTCCATCCGCGAGATCGCCCACAGCACGACGGAGGCCGCGACCGTGGCGTCCCGTGCCGTCGCCGTGGCCGAGGCCACGAACCAGACGGTCTCCTCGCTCGGGGCGTCGAGCCGCGAGATCGGCGACGTCGTCAAGGTCATCACGACCATCGCCGAGCAGACGAACCTGTTGGCACTCAACGCCACCATCGAGGCAGCACGCGCCGGGGAGGCCGGCAAGGGCTTCGCGGTCGTCGCCACCGAGGTCAAGGACCTGGCGCAGGAGACCGCGCGCGCCACGGAGGACATCGCGCGTCGGATCGACGCGATCCAGGGCTCGACCTCCAGCGCGGTGGAGGCGATCGGCGAGATCGCCGCCGTCATCGCCCGCATCAACGACTACCAGGCGACGATCGCCGCGGCGGTAGAGGAGCAGACGGCGACGGCCGGGGAGATCTCGCGCAACGTCGCCGAGGCCGCGACCACCAGCCGCGGCATCGCCGACTCGGTCCGCAGCATGGCCGAGGACGCGCAGCAGAGCAGCACGGCGGTGCAGGGCTCCCGCCGCACGGTCGAGGAGGTGGCCGCCCTGGCCACCGAGCTGCGCCAGGTCGTCAGCAGCTTCACCCTCTGA
- the mug gene encoding G/U mismatch-specific DNA glycosylase, with protein sequence MPPSKGPSRSELLALEGSTLPDLGGPGAVVVFCGINPGLYTAWAQAHFARPGNRFWPTLHRSGFTARLLAPQEQHLLPRHGLGITNVVARATATAAELSPAELRAGGELLRDKVRTWQPAFLAVLGVTAYREAFGARRAVIGLQQEVLGRTRIWVLPNPSGLNAHYGLPALAALFAELRAAAGVGRPEA encoded by the coding sequence GTGCCGCCGTCGAAGGGTCCCAGCCGCTCCGAGCTCCTGGCCCTGGAGGGGTCGACGCTCCCCGATCTCGGTGGACCGGGCGCGGTCGTCGTCTTCTGCGGCATCAACCCCGGCCTCTACACCGCTTGGGCGCAGGCGCACTTCGCTCGTCCGGGCAACAGGTTCTGGCCCACGCTGCACCGATCGGGGTTCACCGCGAGGCTGCTGGCGCCGCAGGAGCAGCACCTGCTCCCGCGTCACGGGCTCGGCATCACCAACGTCGTGGCCCGGGCGACCGCCACCGCGGCCGAGCTCTCCCCCGCCGAGCTCCGTGCCGGTGGCGAGCTCCTCCGCGACAAGGTACGCACCTGGCAGCCGGCATTCCTCGCGGTGCTGGGCGTCACGGCGTACCGCGAGGCCTTCGGCGCCCGGCGGGCGGTCATCGGCCTGCAGCAGGAGGTGCTCGGCAGAACGCGGATCTGGGTGCTGCCGAACCCCAGCGGGCTGAACGCGCACTACGGACTGCCTGCGCTGGCGGCACTGTTCGCCGAGCTGCGTGCCGCCGCCGGGGTGGGCCGACCGGAGGCGTAG